TTCTCCACCTGGCGCCAGATGCGCCCCGGTGAGCAGATTCCCGGTCTGGCAACTGTGAATACCGCCGATCAGAGCCTGTTCGTTAAACAGCCCACGCAGGAATAGCATCTTTTCACGATGAGGCAGAAGCGGCTCCAGCACTTTGCCGAACTCCATGTTCTTGCCTTCACCCTTGGCCCACCATTCGCGCGAGTGAAAGCCGTTGCCTGCAAACAGGCAGGCAAACCGGACCGGCGGCAGACTCGCAGGAACATGGCTGGGCTTGTCATCACCCCAGACCGCCCGCGATTCGAGCCAGGGCAGTGCCATCGAAACGCCAACGCCCCGCAGAAACGCACGCCGCGACAAAGGCTGAGTAACAGGTAACGTCACGACAAACTCCTTTAATGTTCCGAAGTTTCACTGCCCCGTACCATCCGAAACTGGGGGCTTAATACCAGAACCTTGAGCGCTGCAGAGATGCGACCATCGTTCTGGTGCAAGGCTGCCACCATCTTGTCGAGCAGCGCAGTATCCGAAAGCGAAATCGATCTTCCTAGAGCATACCCTGCCAACCGCTTACAGAACAGCCGCACGATGCTTTCTTTTTTTCTGGTCAGTAGATACTTTCGCAGACCATCGAGATCATCAAAGCTGGTTCCATCCTTGATGACTGCGTTGGCATCAACCGGCAAGCCACCCAAGTCTTTCTCCCGCCGCCTGCCAATGGGATCATACTTCTCCAGGGCAAAGCCAAAAGGATCGATCCGCTGATGGCACGAAGCACACTCTGCAACACTGGTATGTTTCTGCACCAGTTGCTTCATGGTCAGCTTGTCGGTGCCTTCTTCTTCGGGGAGCTTGGGAACATTGGGTGGAGGCTTGGGTAGCTTCTCGCCTAAGAGTGTTTCCACCACCCAATTGCCTCGCAGAATAGGGCTGGTGCGCGACGCACCCGATTGGCTGGCCTGCACACTCGCCAGGCCCAATAACCCACCACGGCCATATTGCTTTATCTGTGTAACCAGTCTCCACTGTTCGCCCTTAACGCCCGGTATGCCGTAATGGCGGGCCAACAGTTCATTGAGATAAGTTGCATCGCTGTCGAGCAGGCTGGCAACCGATCGGTCTTTCTGGAACAGATCTTTAAAGAACAAGATGGATTCTTCGTACATGGCTTGCCGCAGTGCTGCATCAAACATCGGGAATAGTTTTTCGTTCTTTTCGTTGTGTTCATCAAACCCGCGAACGTGAATCCACTGCGTGCCGAACTCGATGGCCAGCATACGCAACCTCTCGTCCTGCAGCATCCGCTCGAGTTGTTTGAGCAACACTTTTTCATTCTGAAGTTCGCCCCTTGCTGCCAGATTTCGCAGTTCTTCATCAGGTGACGACGACCAGAGGAAATAACTCAACCGGCTGGCCAGTTCCCAGTCATTGACCAGTGCAGGCTCCTTGCCCGTCGGCGATTGCTCGACGCGGAACAAAAACGCAGGGGAAACAAATATTCTCGTGATCAGGCCCTGAAACGCTTCTTCGTGTGAAACGCCTTTGGCCCGTAAATCGCGGTAGAGTTTCGTTAACTCACTCTGTTCCGATGGACTGAGCGGGCGACGAAATGCCCTGGCAGCAAATGGCAGCACTGCTTCCAGTTGTCTTGCCTCAGCCGTCTCTTCAATCTGCCTGGCTGCATCTGCCCGTTCCTTGAACTTCGGCAACTGTGCTTTGAAATACTCGAGCATGCCCGGAGCGCCATCCTGCGAAACATAGCCAATAAACTGAGGCAGATAATCGAACTCCGCTTTCGCCTGCCTGCTGACAAACTGGTGTTCCTTCCACCATGCATCCACCTGGCGAACCTGCTCCTCGCTCAGGATCAGCCGGTTGAGCGGTTCATCTTCACGATGAAACATCTTGATGGAAACCACTTCATCATTGGGAATGACATTGGGGTAGCAGAGATAAAGGGGGAACAGTTGACGAAATTCATTCATGCCTTGAAGCAGTTGCTTGACTCCCTGGCCCTCTTTGTCCGCAATCAGAGTTGATTTGCCATCCCAGATTTTCTCCATGCCGGGTGTATTCATCGGCAACTGCATCTGAACGACCCGCTGGCTGTCAGGCTTTTCCAGCTTGCCTTCCATAATCAGTTCCCTGCCCTGGAGCAAAGCTGCAGGTAGACGTATCACGGTCACCGTGTTGGCATCCACTGCCAGATCGCCATTATGAACGTGCGTTGCAGGCAGGCCGAAACGATTCGCATTCGCCGGTTTCTTCCCGAGCTTCACCGGTGCTACACCTTGGAACAATGGGCCATCGAGCGCTACCAGATTATCGTAGAGCAGGCTGTTCGGATCCTTGTCCTTCGCCACGCGTGGGCCGGAAAGCATTGCTTGAATTTTTGTTCCTAGTTCCTTCAGTTCAGGCTGTTGAGTCGGCTTGCCCAAGGCTGTCCGCCACCGATCGAGCAGCGAACCTGCTGGAATCATTGCCGCCACGCTTGCTATTACCTGTCGTGCCGGCCCATAGACGAAACTCCAGGTATCCCGATTGCCATGCCGGTCAGCATGAGGGTTTCCATCCAGCACGGACGAGTTGATATCGCCTGCCAGATTCCATTCACGACCACCCGGCTTGTCTTCCTGAATCGTCAATGCAATATCAGTCAGGTCGCAACCATGATCACCGTTGCGTGCATCAATTCCGAGTATCACCTGATCACCGCTATTGAGCGTCAGGGATTTGCCGTCCGCCTTGGCTGAACCACCAACACCAATGGCCCCTTCCGCAAACATGACAGCACGTTCACCGTTGCGATGCTCCAGCCACCAAGCCACGCCATTGCCACAAGCTGGATGTGCCGACGCAACGCGTGTCGAGATTTTCACCTTGCCCGCCAACGGGCTTTTCCACACCACTGCTACGCATTCCTGCGGCATGGGATGTACGACAACGCCGTGCGGAGCCGCACGCCCGGGTATGTGTTCTTCGGTATCGGAAGAATTAGATGCCAGTATGGGAAGTTCGGCACCCTTCTTTTTCCATCCATTCACCCACGCCTTGTTGCCAACTCGTTCCAGCTTCTCTTCGAGTGGCTGAAACGCAACCAGTGGAACCACTCGGCCCAGACTGCCAGAATCAACCGCCAGCACTTCGAGCCAACGCTGCAGAAATGGCGCATCAATACCGTGGCTGCTTGCCAGGATTTCTACTTTGCTGCTCGGCACTCGCACCTTCTCTGCAACAGCTTCCAGATACTTCGCAGTGTTGTGAAATACACTCGCATAATCCACTTCATACTCGTCCCGAAATGAATCATAGTCGGCCAGCAGCAAAGGCGGCTTGCCCAGTGCTTCCAGCCTAGGCTTCTGCCAGATCACCCTGGCGACATCTGTAACAGGCAGTAGATCCTGCGTAGACAGATAAAGCACCGCCTCGTTTTGCCCAGGCACCGGTTTGTAGCTCATCCGCAATGGCGTCGATTCTGCAATCGCTGGAACAAAGGGCAATTGACGAGTCAGGCATTCTGCAAAACCGGCTGGTGTCGACTGGATGTAGTTCGCCACGTTGTTCGTTTTCCACAGCACTGTCTGACAGCGTGTAATCTCGTTGGACAATGCCGGCACATCGGCTTCCGTCGCCACTGCCCATTTCTTTCTGATGGGATCAAGCACCGGCGAAGGCGTGGTACTGCTTAATGCATTCCAGAGAATGTCCAGGTATTTCGCATGTAATTTCTCAGTAGTAGCAACTTCTTGGAACGTGCGTTTTCCCTTCTGAATGGCCTCACGATGTCGTACCGTTGCGATTAGATATGGCTGCCAGAGGAGCTTGCCGTCCGCCGGTGCAACGCTGGCATAAAACTTCTGGAGTCGCCTGGTCCCCTCATCAGTCCAGTCACGCCGAGTCTTGGCGAGTGAAAATCGGAACCCATCCGGCAACAGCACCACATGCGATGCCAGTTCCTTGGCTGCATTCAGATACTTGGCAAGCAAAGCTGGTGAAATATCAGTCAGCGCTTCTGCTGCATTGGTAAAACCTTCGCCGGCAGCACCATCGGGTGGGAACTCGCGGGTGGGACGCAAATCCACACCCGTCAAATCCCGAATGGTATTGTCATATTCGGCATTGCTCAGTCTTCGCAATGGAACATGCCCCGGATCGCCCGATCGCGACTTCGCTTCATGATCCAGATATTCCTTCACCCACGAGAGCAGTTGCTTTTTCTCAGCTTCGGTGAGTTGTGGCTTTTTCGCAGGAGGCATCTCACCCGTTTCAATCTGTTCAATCAAGTTCTGCCAGGGTTTCAAATCCTTGCGGATATGTTCCAGCCCAGCAAAGCGTTCCAGATCGAGGCTACCTTTCTTCGATTCCGTGGAATGACACGTCAGACAGTATTTCTGCAGCAGCGGCTTCACCGTCTTCTGATACTGCTGTTCGAAATCCCTGGTCTCGGGTCGCGCAGGCTCCTGGGCTTCGAGCAACCCGAACCAGCCAGAGGTAGATGTCAACAGAAGGAGTGTGGTAATAACCAATACCACGGCCAGGACAAGCCGACTTGAAACGCTGTTTTTCGCTCGCAAGGATAGACTTCCGCAATGGAGGGGGATACAGGCAGATCAGTATCGTAACAGTTTCGCCTGAATTGTCTATAAGATACCGTCATCAGAATGAAGAACTTTAGAGGATGACAAACATGAATC
The Planctomycetia bacterium genome window above contains:
- a CDS encoding DUF1592 domain-containing protein, giving the protein MRAKNSVSSRLVLAVVLVITTLLLLTSTSGWFGLLEAQEPARPETRDFEQQYQKTVKPLLQKYCLTCHSTESKKGSLDLERFAGLEHIRKDLKPWQNLIEQIETGEMPPAKKPQLTEAEKKQLLSWVKEYLDHEAKSRSGDPGHVPLRRLSNAEYDNTIRDLTGVDLRPTREFPPDGAAGEGFTNAAEALTDISPALLAKYLNAAKELASHVVLLPDGFRFSLAKTRRDWTDEGTRRLQKFYASVAPADGKLLWQPYLIATVRHREAIQKGKRTFQEVATTEKLHAKYLDILWNALSSTTPSPVLDPIRKKWAVATEADVPALSNEITRCQTVLWKTNNVANYIQSTPAGFAECLTRQLPFVPAIAESTPLRMSYKPVPGQNEAVLYLSTQDLLPVTDVARVIWQKPRLEALGKPPLLLADYDSFRDEYEVDYASVFHNTAKYLEAVAEKVRVPSSKVEILASSHGIDAPFLQRWLEVLAVDSGSLGRVVPLVAFQPLEEKLERVGNKAWVNGWKKKGAELPILASNSSDTEEHIPGRAAPHGVVVHPMPQECVAVVWKSPLAGKVKISTRVASAHPACGNGVAWWLEHRNGERAVMFAEGAIGVGGSAKADGKSLTLNSGDQVILGIDARNGDHGCDLTDIALTIQEDKPGGREWNLAGDINSSVLDGNPHADRHGNRDTWSFVYGPARQVIASVAAMIPAGSLLDRWRTALGKPTQQPELKELGTKIQAMLSGPRVAKDKDPNSLLYDNLVALDGPLFQGVAPVKLGKKPANANRFGLPATHVHNGDLAVDANTVTVIRLPAALLQGRELIMEGKLEKPDSQRVVQMQLPMNTPGMEKIWDGKSTLIADKEGQGVKQLLQGMNEFRQLFPLYLCYPNVIPNDEVVSIKMFHREDEPLNRLILSEEQVRQVDAWWKEHQFVSRQAKAEFDYLPQFIGYVSQDGAPGMLEYFKAQLPKFKERADAARQIEETAEARQLEAVLPFAARAFRRPLSPSEQSELTKLYRDLRAKGVSHEEAFQGLITRIFVSPAFLFRVEQSPTGKEPALVNDWELASRLSYFLWSSSPDEELRNLAARGELQNEKVLLKQLERMLQDERLRMLAIEFGTQWIHVRGFDEHNEKNEKLFPMFDAALRQAMYEESILFFKDLFQKDRSVASLLDSDATYLNELLARHYGIPGVKGEQWRLVTQIKQYGRGGLLGLASVQASQSGASRTSPILRGNWVVETLLGEKLPKPPPNVPKLPEEEGTDKLTMKQLVQKHTSVAECASCHQRIDPFGFALEKYDPIGRRREKDLGGLPVDANAVIKDGTSFDDLDGLRKYLLTRKKESIVRLFCKRLAGYALGRSISLSDTALLDKMVAALHQNDGRISAALKVLVLSPQFRMVRGSETSEH